GGGTCGCCACGGCGCCGCTCATGCCGCCTCCCGGTGTTGTGTTGTGGCCGCGCTCGGAGAATCCACCCTAACGCGGGCCAATCCGCGGGGGCCACCACCGACGAACGACCTGGCACAAGCACCTCCCCTGACCCCGGAAGGAGCGCCCGTGCCAGGACACCTGGAACCACGCGCGTTCGGCGAGCTGATGACCGAGTCGGCGGACCGGCACTCGGACGCGATGCGCGCGATGAAGGCGCCGCTCGGCGAGATCGCCGCGCTCGCCTCGGAGCGGTCGGCCGCGCGTGCGGTCGCCGCGGAGGCGGTGGCGGCGTTGCAGACGGCCGCCTCGCTGGAGAACCTCGCCGTCCTCACCTACTCGACGGCGCTGACGCTGCCGTACCTGAAGAGCCCGGCGAACGCCGCGTTCAAGACGGTGGCGGCGTTCGCCAAGACGACGATGGCGCAGCACGCCGACCACGGCCGGGCGTTCAACGCCAAGGCCAAGGAGCTGGGCGGGGTGGAGCAGACCAAGCCGAACCCCAAGTACGCGCCGGTCGTCACGAGCGCCGTCCCGAAGCTGAAGCGGGGCAACCCGCTCGACCTGGTCGAGCTGGCCATCACGCTCGAGGACGTCGCGACGTCGACCTACGTGCGGAACGTCCAGGACGTGTCGGACCCGAAGGTCCGGCTGCTGTTCGGGACGGTCGCGGGCGTGGAGTCGCAGCACCTCGCGACGCTGCTCGCGGTGCGGGCGCTGCTCAAGGCGAACGCGACCAACCTCGTCACGGTGAGGGCCACCGGCGGCGCGGTGGACGCGGCCGCCCTGCCCGCCGCGGCCGGCAGCGCGCCGGTCCCGGAGACGTTCAAGAAGACCGACCTGGCCAGCCCGGCCACCGAAGGGGCCGTGCGATGAACGAGCGCGAGCTGCGCGCGATGACCGCGCACATGAACGACATGCACGCGGAGACGTTCCCGCGGCTGCGCGAGGCGATGGACGACCTCGGCTCGGGGCTGCGCCGCACGATGCGCGAGCAGCGCGGCAGCCGGCGCGGCTTCCTCATCGGCGGCGGCGCGCTGGTGGGCGCGGCCGCGCTGGCGGCGTGCTCGAAGGGCACGTCCGGCTCCCCGGCGGCCGGCGGGGCCTCGTCCTCGTCCGGCAGCC
The genomic region above belongs to Mycobacteriales bacterium and contains:
- a CDS encoding ferritin-like domain-containing protein — translated: MPGHLEPRAFGELMTESADRHSDAMRAMKAPLGEIAALASERSAARAVAAEAVAALQTAASLENLAVLTYSTALTLPYLKSPANAAFKTVAAFAKTTMAQHADHGRAFNAKAKELGGVEQTKPNPKYAPVVTSAVPKLKRGNPLDLVELAITLEDVATSTYVRNVQDVSDPKVRLLFGTVAGVESQHLATLLAVRALLKANATNLVTVRATGGAVDAAALPAAAGSAPVPETFKKTDLASPATEGAVR